The DNA region GAAATGATAAAGTGGAATAATTTAATATTTATTCCACTTTTTATATACCGCTATTTTGTTTTGGGATTACCAATCAGATTTACCAAGCAGTTTTTCACCCAGTTGCGTTAATTGCGCTCGTGAATAACGAGTCTGTTCCCAATTTCTCGGATCACCTGGGAAAGCAAAACCTTCTGGTGGTAATCGTTTATCCCAAGATTGTACTCGCCAATCTTTAATTGATTGATTTTCCGGTTCGGCAGGTACCATTGATATGTATTGTGCCATACGAACTTGCTCTGAACGGTTTGCGCGAATACCGTGCGGCAGTAAACTGTTAAAAATGAGCAAATCGCCTTCTTCCATTGTAATGAATTCGGGAGCATAGCCATTCAAATTTGGGACGTAAGGGTCTCGGTCATTTGGTTGGGTTTCACGCCATGTTTCCAAATCACGATATAACGCAGGAACGCATTGGAAACCACCTGTCTCTGGTGTGGTATTTGACAGTGCAAGTACCCCTTGAACATTAACTGGCAGTGGTGATAACGACGTATTGGCATCCCAATGAATAAAGCCATCAAATTGACGCCCATTCCGATTTGGTGGGTTTAAATTAGCGCGATCAATAGTGACCCATAAATCTTCACGATCCCATATATCGACAAAAGCGTTATATATTTTTGTTGATTGTCGATTATTCCAAAGTACTTGATGATTATAACATTCAACCATGCCAGAGTTGTTTAGCTCGGTCATTGCATGGTCTTTGAGCTGAGGTTTGTACCAAGAGTCTGGATCGTTTGCGTCCATTTCTTGAAATTCCCACAACAGGTTTTGTGTCGCTTTGACGGCGTGAGTGTCAACCGCATTTTTGATCACGATGTACCCATTATGCTGCCAACTGGAAAATTGTTCTTGAGTTAACTCTTTAAAAGACAATGTTTTTACGATGTCTTTTAATTGCACATCATGCAAGTTGGAAACACTATTATTTCCCGGTGCATTGTCACCAAATCCATAGCGATTCTTCATGATTATCTCCTTTTTATTGTGGTGTGGAGTTTATGTAGCACGTTAAGGTCGCTGTATTATGAAAGGGAATTTGGCTGTCATGTGATGAAATATGAGCAATAAATAATACTATTTGCTCATAATTAGTGTATTTATGTATTAAATTAAACTTGTGTGTCTAGTGATAAAGGGGATGTGTGAAAGCGCAATTGGAAAAAATAGTCTTACCTGAAGGGGGATCATGGTGCTTCTTATTAAGGGATATTGATGCGATTCCATTTGAATGGCATTTTCATCCTGAATATGAACTCACTCTTACACTGAATGATACAGGAGAACGTTATGTTGGGGATTCAATTGAACGCTATACTCAAGCTGATTTAGTGTTAGTTGGGCCTAACCTACCTCATACATGGCAATCTTCGCCATCCGGTATTGATCATTCTCTGCCAAGGTATTCAGCTTTACTTGACCAGCCAGAACAAAAACTCGTGGTATTTGTTTTATGGTTTAGTCAGCAGTGGGCTGATCAATTAGTCATGCAGTTTCCTGAATATGTTGAATTACCTGAATTGCTTCAAAAGTCTCATCGTGGGGTTAAGTTCAGCCAGGAACTGGCGATAAGTTTGATAGAGCACTTTCAATCTCTTTCTAAAGCTAACACGCGTGATCGTTTAATCCTTTTATTGTCTATTTTAGGTGGGTTGCTAGGGCAGCCTATGCATCAACTTGCTTCGAATCACTTTCAAACTGACGTTGTCGAAAATGATCATCAAGATGTGCTGAATCTTATTTTATTTCACGTGCATCAGAATTTCAGCCAGTCATTAACACTAGAGGCGATGGCAAAACGTGCCAATATGAGTGTGAGTACGTTTGTGCGGTTTTTTAAAAGACATATGAAGCAGAGTTTTAATCAGTATTTAACTCAGATTAGGCTAGGGCATGCTTGCCAACGATTAATTCGGAGTCAAAAGCCGATTACTTTTATCGCAGAAGAAAGTGGTTTCCACAATCAATCTAACTTTAATCGGCTATTTAAAAAGTATAAAGGTGTATCGCCCGCAAAATTTCGCGATAACTTTCGTCATAAATCTGTTAGTTAGTGCTGATTTTCAAACCAACTTTCAAGAATGATGACTGCAGATTGGCAATCTACATTGCCTTTGCTTAGCGCTTTGTAACCGCCCATTGAGAATAATTCGGATCGTGCTTCTTGAGTCGACAAACGCTCATCATGCAGTTCAACTTTTACCCCAAAACGTCCATAGAGACGGTTAGCAAATTTCTTTGCACGAGAGGTAATGTCGGTAAGATCTTTACCTTGCATATCCGTTGGAAGTCCCACGACCACAAGATCTGGTTGCCATTCCTTGAGTTGTTTTTCGATTTCTTCCCATATAGGTATGCCATCTATAGCCTTAAAAGCTTTAAGAGGAGAGGCGGTGCCTGTAATGGTTTGACCTATAGCACTGCCAATGCTTTTTGTACCGTAATCGAAAGCCATGATGGTTTGGTTTGACATCGTATTTCTCAAGTTAGAGTAGGATTTTTGGATTAAAAGGAAAAAATTAAGCGTGACCAGATTGACCGGATAATTGCGCGACACTGATCCCAAGAGATTGCACGGCTTTTTTCCAACGAGCGTGAACTGGGGTATGGAAGATGATATCCAGATCCGCGGGGGTAGTTAGCCAAGAGTTGTTTAATAGTTCTTGTTCTAGTTGACCGGCATCCCAACCCGAATAGCCCAACGTAACCAAATAATGTTTAGGTTCAGCTTCGGTACCTAAGACTGTTAAAATATCTTTTGACGTCGTGACATTAAGATCGGAGGTCACTTCAATGCTAGATTGATAGGTATCTTTTGGTGTATGCAAAATAAATCCCCTGTCATTAGCGACAGGGCCGCCATTCATAACTGGGGTTGATAAGCTTTGAGTGCATACTTGAGGATGAACAGGTTGAACATCGATTTTTTTGAGCATATTACCGACATCGATCCCAACCGCATCATTGATTACTAAGCCCATAGCACCATCGTCATTGTGTTCACAGATATAAATAACACTGCGGGCAAAACTCGAATCAGTCATGCTTGGCATGGCAATCAAAAAGTGATTAGTTAGATTCATCCTGTTCTCCATTAAGAAGGATTCAGCATGACGAGGAT from Vibrio casei includes:
- the ruvX gene encoding Holliday junction resolvase RuvX, whose product is MSNQTIMAFDYGTKSIGSAIGQTITGTASPLKAFKAIDGIPIWEEIEKQLKEWQPDLVVVGLPTDMQGKDLTDITSRAKKFANRLYGRFGVKVELHDERLSTQEARSELFSMGGYKALSKGNVDCQSAVIILESWFENQH
- a CDS encoding YqgE/AlgH family protein translates to MNLTNHFLIAMPSMTDSSFARSVIYICEHNDDGAMGLVINDAVGIDVGNMLKKIDVQPVHPQVCTQSLSTPVMNGGPVANDRGFILHTPKDTYQSSIEVTSDLNVTTSKDILTVLGTEAEPKHYLVTLGYSGWDAGQLEQELLNNSWLTTPADLDIIFHTPVHARWKKAVQSLGISVAQLSGQSGHA
- a CDS encoding AraC family transcriptional regulator encodes the protein MKAQLEKIVLPEGGSWCFLLRDIDAIPFEWHFHPEYELTLTLNDTGERYVGDSIERYTQADLVLVGPNLPHTWQSSPSGIDHSLPRYSALLDQPEQKLVVFVLWFSQQWADQLVMQFPEYVELPELLQKSHRGVKFSQELAISLIEHFQSLSKANTRDRLILLLSILGGLLGQPMHQLASNHFQTDVVENDHQDVLNLILFHVHQNFSQSLTLEAMAKRANMSVSTFVRFFKRHMKQSFNQYLTQIRLGHACQRLIRSQKPITFIAEESGFHNQSNFNRLFKKYKGVSPAKFRDNFRHKSVS
- a CDS encoding phytanoyl-CoA dioxygenase family protein is translated as MKNRYGFGDNAPGNNSVSNLHDVQLKDIVKTLSFKELTQEQFSSWQHNGYIVIKNAVDTHAVKATQNLLWEFQEMDANDPDSWYKPQLKDHAMTELNNSGMVECYNHQVLWNNRQSTKIYNAFVDIWDREDLWVTIDRANLNPPNRNGRQFDGFIHWDANTSLSPLPVNVQGVLALSNTTPETGGFQCVPALYRDLETWRETQPNDRDPYVPNLNGYAPEFITMEEGDLLIFNSLLPHGIRANRSEQVRMAQYISMVPAEPENQSIKDWRVQSWDKRLPPEGFAFPGDPRNWEQTRYSRAQLTQLGEKLLGKSDW